A single window of Sphingobacteriales bacterium DNA harbors:
- a CDS encoding 30S ribosomal protein THX — MGKGDKRTKRGKIVNGSFGNSRPHKVKKQKEEAKKD, encoded by the coding sequence ATGGGAAAAGGCGATAAAAGAACAAAAAGAGGAAAAATAGTTAATGGTAGCTTTGGTAATTCACGTCCTCATAAAGTAAAAAAACAAAAAGAAGAAGCAAAAAAAGACTAA